A single genomic interval of Hippoglossus stenolepis isolate QCI-W04-F060 chromosome 24, HSTE1.2, whole genome shotgun sequence harbors:
- the LOC118103650 gene encoding FERM and PDZ domain-containing protein 4 isoform X2, translated as MEPCDDDDERGTETAFHHKNKTSGWPPPGSWGGLQGPPYSWDSMNSTRDGRDCLTNQVSQSSSLEEVHLDGVPPAPRLVEMRRDPVLGFGFVAGSEKPVVVRSVTPGGPSEGKLLPGDEIIMINDEPVSSAPRERVIDLVRSCKESIMLTVVQPYPSPKSAFISAAKKAMLKSNPVKVRFAEEVIINGQVPDEKTDHFPPPQNPVKDNSLLFMPNVLKVYLENGQTKSFRFDSSTSIKDVILTLQEKLSIKCIEHFSLMLEQRAEGSGSKLLLLHEQEMLTQVTQRYGSDKMKCFFRISFVPRDPVELLRRDAVAFEYLYVQCCNDVVLERFGPELKYDAALRLAALQMYILTMTTRQSQKVSLKYIQKEWGLPVFLPPAVLSTMKEKNIRKALTHILKTNQNLVPPGKKLTALQAKVHYLRYLSELRLYGGREFKSILLQGEKQTEVTLLVGPRYGISHVINTRTNLVALLADFSHVNRIEILTEDDVNVRLELHVLDVRPITLIMESSDAMNLACLTAGYYRLLVDSRRSIFSMAHCNHTGGDDNSQDRVLEWPYSTSLGENEQSPGQGEVYNRDSEYSGNGQRENSISPYFHEPQNPERDLGTRRSPLPPPLPPATRHKPQDSPRSAKVSFIFGGDQPLNKSKNLGYERLLESPEVPEHRPLYLHNNTDFRSQDTVPFQFSGLTHVYSNIISEEGGEEPLLRDLFYRDTTDDAEDDDDASCEEDSTGGTPVGDGRGGGDENCSNQGGGLATAAGKSTFLTLSGSTDDIIDLTSLPPPEGDGSVDEDEDDTLLQTLNLAIAAPPQGFRDSSDEDGAPEGRPLSTQDNDDIPVSLIDAIPTHGEGGSSRGGETRLENAVVNTLQALEALSVSEQRPPPPPPNRHNPGVYASRGFSPGSSSDSGNETNSSEMTEISELAASHRLSESHMRLLVATREGYQPLLEEKTEFPVSPRTGGTMPKKTLSPTRHLQPPAVPPRRSPHLDTASSGPDTLVVRSQTNLSSTLQRPSSTTPGGKHHKKSADSSGKYNTFSTREGHRGESGGIRNHLNFDQRTSFCERGESQGRQNSFLAENSGASSLLRDHPRIPRPPSSATDRLLDGVNMGDCGTDNGAATVEQDEHLVVASLISPTKNSRSGGSNQGSDIQSDHQPISRQQSVARLCEYHLAKRISSLQGEAHSSLQGSLCSSLDAGGSTNSSACATPTDSPLGPGAAESKHHHLQRHPLSSSSSSLLRVLNYEDSKHNNPAQGAQGKDLHPHADPALLRKMLPNIHPPGAGAEQARPSSATPSKHKETAGTGNKKSHNDLHAKQQACFKGLNQKEGSEAYRQLINYLTVSQMHQGGKLHSAGMGGAVKKDTRRFITSNPQLVEMVKNRGNTIARCPCMPSSISSPFLNPNVATPNAATMQLANKNLRSYNSATLPAKLKRSPEMHAHRLNDGLEFGPANAERRSSFSGLESELERSEMDPEHFLSLYKSEGCINQDGGFIPGGNHNGGGTTTRPPPRSRSQPGGSAEDWFKSDPRAKHAVRQSPHPRPDLNTVSLGRGDHPSAFIRQASTSRSCITSPAPNLQSPPPPPPPPPLPPLSLPVQANASSSNSGFTQDSMHSLQSRQSQNHIQALSAPLPQTDTFSNSLQRGRELKRSSSNVTASSGSVEVLFEKPTRSRSQQPLLPSVPQQGETKVQRRPTRKRLSKSYSQGSVSSHTTCWSTGSRIDSRRASVAFPLQKDAKHMKGSQKLDTSPWRCNGPFSYCFFKRKSEGEEDEIEWERPRRSRNMEHDSAAAAAIFPCGSALDAAGEQLYGEVLNNMSFSDRLARINALKDRMYGFPSGFTDVRRDASELIALVRSSVGRCDRGPQMPMQDVSQFKQLLSVESKELGRACRRMAQAHSSPEEMLLAVTCSFQVLCCLCEACMCLVRGLGASAPHQQREVVAKVDEVVMNYICLLKAAEAATVGAPGEHSVKALVRHSSTMSAIANALTRSLKTLLSK; from the exons GTGGTCCATCGGAGGGGAAGCTGTTGCCAGGCGATGAGATCATCATGATAAACGACGAGCCCGTCAGCTCGGCTCCCAGAGAACGAGTCATCGACCTCGTCAG GAGCTGCAAAGAATCCATCATGTTGACTGTTGTCCAACCGTATCCT TCCCCTAAATCAGCGTTCATCAGTGCAGCCAAAAAAGCCATGCTCAAGTCCAATCCGGTCAAAGTGCGCTTTGCAGAGGAGGTCATTATAAACGGCCAGGTTCCA GATGAAAAGACCGATCACTTTCCTCCTCCGCAGAACCCGGTGAAGGACAATTCTCTTCTGTTCATGCCAAATGTCCTGAAGGTCTACCTGGAGAATGGGCAGACAAAGTCTTTTCGCTTTGATAGCAGTACCTCGATcaag gATGTGATCCTGaccctgcaggagaagctgtcaatcaaatgCATTGAGCACTTCTCTCTCATGCTGGAGCAGAGGGCGGAGGGATCTGGCAGCAAACTGCTGCTCCTGCACGAACAGGAGATGCTTACTCAG GTGACCCAGAGGTACGGCTCTGACAAGATGAAGTGTTTCTTCAGGATCAGCTTCGTGCCGCGGGACCCTGTGGAGCTGCTCCGGAGAGACGCCGTGGCGTTTGAATACCTCTATGTGCAG tGTTGTAACGACGTGGTCTTGGAGCGGTTCGGCCCCGAGCTGAAGTACGACGCCGCGCTGCGATTGGCTGCACTGCAGATGTACATCCTCACCATGACGACCAGACAGAGCCAGAAGGTCTCACTCAAATACAtcca AAAGGAATGGGGTCTGCCGGTGTTCCTGCCTCCTGCCGTGCTGTCCACCatgaaggagaaaaacatcaggAAGGCTCTGACACACATCCTCAAAACCAACCAGAACCTCGTGCCTCCAGGGAAAAAA ctgacTGCTTTGCAGGCCAAGGTGCATTACCTGAGGTACCTCAGTGAACTCAGACTCTACGGAGGGAGGGAGTTCAAATCAATACTTTTG CAAGgggagaaacagacagaagtgACGCTGTTAGTGGGCCCACGATACGGCATCAGTCATGTTATCAACACCCGCACCAACCTCGTGGCCCTGCTGGCCGACTTCAGCCACGTCAACCGCATCGAGATCCTCACCGAGGACGATGTCAACGTCCGCCTGGAGCTGCACGTTCTGGACGTCAGG cccATCACACTCATCATGGAGTCAAGTGATGCAATGAACCTGGCCTGCCTAACAGCAGGCTACTATCGCCTCCTAGTGGACTCAAGGAGATCTATCTTCAGCATGGCCCACTGCAACCACACAGGAGGGGATGACAACA GTCAGGATCGTGTGCTGGAGTGGCCGTACAGCACATCTCTGGGGGAAAATGAGCAATCACCCGGCCAGGGAGAGGTCTACAACCGGGACTCTGAGTATTCAGGCAACgggcagagagaaaacagcatcTCCCCGTACTTCCACGAACCCCAAAACCCCGAAAGAGACCTCGGGACACGGAGAAGTCCATtgccccctcctcttccccccgCTACCAGACACAAACCTCAAGACTCACCTCGGAGTGCCAAAGTGTCGTTTATATTTGGGGGGGACCAACCCTTGAACAAGTCTAAGAACTTGGGCTACGAGAGACTATTGGAGAGCCCCGAGGTACCGGAGCACCGGCCGCTCTACttgcacaacaacacagactttCGGTCACAGGACACGGTGCCATTTCAGTTTAGTGGTCTGACACATGTCTATAGTAACATTATAAGTGAGGAAGGCGGCGAGGAGCCACTGCTGAGAGACCTGTTTTATCGCGACACGACGGATGACGCAGAGGATGACGATGATGCCTCCTGCGAGGAAGACTCCACCGGAGGGACACCTGTGGGTGAtggcagaggagggggagatgaAAACTGCAGTAACCAAGGAGGAGGGCTTGCCACGGCAGCTGGGAAATCCACCTTCCTCACCCTTTCTGGTTCTACGGATGACATCATCGACCTGACGTCGCTCCCCCCTCCCGAGGGAGACGGCAGTGtcgacgaggacgaggacgacaCGCTGCTGCAGACGCTCAACCTCGCAATCGCGGCCCCACCGCAGGGTTTTCGGGACAGTTCTGATGAGGACGGGGCACCCGAGGGGAGGCCGCTAAGCACACAGGACAATGACGATATCCCGGTATCTTTAATTGACGCCATTCCAACACATGGAGAGGGGGGAAGTTCCAGGGGAGGGGAGACGAGGCTGGAGAATGCGGTTGTGAATACTCTGCAGGCACTGGaggctctgtctgtctctgagcagAGGCCTCCCCCGCCACCACCGAACAGACACAACCCAG GTGTTTACGCATCTCGAGGCTTCAGCCCAGGGTCATCCTCAGATTCTGGAAATGAGACCAACTCCTCAGAGATGACAGAAATCTCCGAGCTGGCAGCTTCTCACAGGCTCAGTGAGAGCCACATGCGTCTCCTTGTGGCCACAAGGGAGGGATACCAACCTTTACTCGAGGAGAAAACCGAATTCCCCGTCTCACCCAGGACAGGAGGAACAATGCCGAAGAAAACTCTCAGTCCAACAAGGCACCTTCAGCCTCCAGCAGTTCCTCCAAGACGGAGCCCCCATTTGGACACTGCATCATCGGGGCCAGACACCTTGGTGGTGAGGTCCCAGACTAACCTCTCGTCCACTCTGCAGCGCCCAAGCTCCACCACACCCGGAGGGAAGCATCACAAGAAGTCGGCAGACTCCAGCGGGAAGTATAACACCTTCAGCACAAGGGAAGGGCATCGAGGCGAGAGTGGTGGCATTCGCAACCATCTCAACTTTGACCAGCGCACTTCGTTCTGCGAGAGAGGGGAAAGTCAAGGACGACAAAATTCTTTTTTGGCAGAAAATTCTGGAGCAAGCAGCCTCCTCCGTGACCATCCCAGAATTCCCCGCCCTCCTTCCTCTGCCACAGATCGCCTGTTAGATGGTGTCAACATGGGGGACTGTGGTACAGACAATGGAGCTGCGACTGTTGAACAAGATGAACACCTCGTTGTAGCATCATTGATTTCTCCAACCAAAAACTCCAGATCAGGGGGGTCTAACCAGGGATCTGACATACAAAGCGACCATCAACCGATTTCTAGACAGCAGAGTGTTGCACGGTTATGCGAGTACCACCTAGCGAAAAGGATTTCAAGTTTGCAAGGAGAAGCCCACAGTTCACTGCAGGGTTCTCTGTGCTCATCACTGGACGCTGGTGGCAGCACAAACAGCAGTGCCTGCGCCACCCCAACTGACTCACCGCTTGGCCCTGGTGCGGCTGAATCAAAACACCACCATTTGCAAAGGCACCCACTTTCCAGTTCCTCGTCGTCATTACTCAGGGTGCTGAACTATGAAGATAGCAAACACAACAACCCTGCTCAGGGCGCGCAGGGAAAAGACCTCCACCCTCATGCAGACCCAGCCCTCCTTCGGAAAATGCTACCAAATATTCACCCCCCTGGCGCTGGGGCCGAACAGGCCCGACCTTCCTCAGCCACACCATCAAAACATAAAGAGACCGCAGGTACTGGAAACAAGAAGTCCCACAATGATCTGCATGCAAAACAACAGGCCTGTTTTAAGGGGCTTAACCAGAAGGAAGGAAGCGAGGCCTACAGACAACTGATTAACTATCTAACAGTCAGCCAGATGCATCAGGGAGGGAAGCTGCACAGTGCAGGCATGGGTGGGGCAGTGAAAAAGGACACCAGGCGCTTTATCACAAGCAACCCTCAGCTTGTGGAAATGGTAAAGAACAGGGGCAACACCATTGCTCGCTGCCCATGTATGCCTTCCTCCATATCATCCCCATTCCTAAACCCCAATGTAGCAACCCCTAACGCGGCCACCATGCAACTGGCTAATAAGAATCTGCGCTCATATAATTCAGCCACACTTCCTGCCAAACTCAAGAGGAGTCCTGAAATGCACGCTCACAGGCTGAATGACGGTCTGGAGTTCGGGCCAGCTAATGCCGAGAGAAGAAGCTCCTTTTCTGGCCTGGAGAGTGAGCTAGAGCGGAGTGAAATGGACCCAGAGCACTTCCTGTCGCTGTATAAGTCTGAGGGTTGTATCAACCAGGATGGGGGGTTCATCCCAGGTGGAAACCACAATGGTGGGGGTACAACTACCCGACCCCCACCTCGATCAAGAAGCCAACCTGGTGGTAGCGCAGAGGACTGGTTCAAATCAGACCCGAGGGCTAAACACGCAGTCCGTCAGTCTCCTCATCCTCGTCCAGACCTCAATACTGTGTCACTAGGAAGGGGAGACCACCCATCAGCTTTTATCAGGCAGGCATCTACTAGCCGGTCTTGCATTACATCTCCAGCTCCCAACCTAcaatctccacctcctccgccgCCACCACCTCCGCTTCCTCCTTTATCTTTACCCGTGCAGGCCAACGCTAGCTCAAGCAATTCAGGATTCACGCAAGATTCCATGCATTCGCTCCAGTCCCGGCAGAGTCAGAACCACATTCAGGCCCTATCTGCACCCCTCCCTCAGACAGATACCTTCAGTAATAGCCTGCAAAGGGGCCGGGAGCTCAAACGCAGCTCCAGTAATGTCACTGCCAGCTCTGGGAGTGTGGAGGTCCTGTTTGAAAAGCCCACCCGCAGCCGCAGTCAGCAGCCCTTGTTGCCATCTGTGCCCCAGCAAGGTGAGACCAAAGTCCAGAGGAGGCCAACAAGGAAGCGGCTCTCCAAGAGCTATTCCCAAGGTTCTGTATCTTCCCACACCACCTGCTGGTCTACAGGCAGCAGGATAGACAGTAGACGGGCATCTGTGGCATTTCCTTTGCAGAAAGACGCTAAACACATGAAGGGCTCTCAAAAACTGGACACCAGCCCCTGGAGATGCAACGGGCCTTTTAGCTACTgtttcttcaaacgtaaaagtgagggtgaggaggatgagatCGAGTGGGAGAGGCCAAGACGAAGCCGTAATATGGAGCATGACAGTGCCGCTGCAGCAGCCATATTTCCATGTGGCTCAGCCTTGGACGCAGCTGGGGAGCAGCTTTACGGAGAGGTCCTGAATAACATGAGCTTCAGTGACCGTCTTGCGCGGATCAACGCACTTAAGGACCGCATGTACGGCTTCCCATCCGGCTTTACCGATGTCCGCCGCGACGCCAGCGAGCTCATCGCACTGGTGAGATCCAGTGTGGGTCGCTGCGACCGTGGACCCCAGATGCCCATGCAGGATGTTTCCCAGTTCAAGCAGCTCCTCTCAGTCGAGTCAAAAGAATTAGGCCGGGCATGCCGGAGGATGGCGCAGGCCCACAGCAGTCCTGAGGAGATGCTGCTCGCTGTGACTTGTAGCTTCCAGGTGCTTTGCTGCCTCTGCGAAGCCTGCATGTGTCTGGTGAGGGGGCTCGGAGCCTCGGCCCCGCATCAGCAGAGAGAAGTTGTGGCAAAGGTTGATGAGGTTGTTATGAACTACATCTGTTTGCTCAAAGCGGCTGAGGCCGCCACCGTGGGAGCACCAGGGGAGCACAGCGTGAAAGCCCTGGTCCGCCACTCCAGTACTATGTCGGCCATCGCTAACGCACTCACCCGCTCCCTTAAAACGCTGCTTAGCAAGTAG